The genomic stretch GCGTGCATGTAATATTCCCAGGGCGATGCATCGGTGTAATCCCTGCCCTTATAGGTTTTCGATGCTGCAATCCGGTCCATCATCATTTCGATGACATAATTTAGTGGCATCTTATGGCCTACCAGACCCTCCGACATATCTGTGGTAAAGTCGATCCAGTATTCGTAGTGATGCTTGTTGCGGCCTTTATGGTGGAGCCAGGCTCTTGAAAAACCCTTGTCCTCTCTTTCCGCAGCATTGGGGCTTCTTGTCCCCTGGTAATAAAGAACGCCTGGAACAAACTCTTCCAGACTGTATTTTGACATATCATGAAGCAGTCCCTGCTTAATAAGACCCACACGAAAACAGTTTTTCATGACTCTGATCTTATGTATATTGATCGTGCATAAATGACCCCAAAAATTCATAAATTTCATTGCATTCACCTTTTTATCCTTGCAAAAGAATCTTTTCCCATTTTACCACAAATTTCTCGGATTTCACTACTAATTTCCCCTTTATTTTTTAAAGAAGATTTCTTGATTTTTAAGACGGAAAACGTTTGACACCTCTCCCTTTTTATGCTATTCTTAGGGAGGTTACAGATATCCTGTAACAGTACAATTTTTTATTCATTTTGGAGGTATCATAATGAAAGGTACAGTTAAGTGGTTTAACAACCAAAAGGGTTACGGATTTATATCCGACGAACAGGGTAACGATGTATTTGTTCACTACTCAGGTCTTAGCATGGACGGCTTCAAATCCTTAGATGAAGGCGCTGCGGTAGAGTTCGATGTTGTAGACGGAGCTAAGGGACCACAGGCTACAAACGTTACCAAATTATAATCATTGACTCATCAGTGTACCTTTTTTCAATATACAGGAAGAAGTTATATTGTTTCACATGATTACGATTAGAGCCATCCAGTGGATGGCTCTTTTTGATGTCCTTGTCTTATGACTTATCGCGAAGACTTTCTAAATCTTCTACTGTAAACTCATAATTTTTATTACAGAAATGGCAATTCACCTCAATGCTCTTTCCTTCGTCAATCATTTCCTGAAGTTCTTTCCTTCCAATGCTGATCAGGGCTTTTTCCACCCTGGCTTTATCACAGTTGCAATAAAAGTGGGTAGGAACCTGCTCCATCAGTTCCAGGCCAAACTCTCCGAGGATATGTTCAAGGATCATTTCCGGTGTATTTCCCTGATCCAACAGATCTGTGATCGAAGTAATTTCTCCCAGCTTTTTCTCCAGTCCTCCAATGATCTCCTCAGAGGCTCCCGGCAAGAGCTGGATGATAAAGCCGCCAGCCTGTTTTACGGTATTGTCCCTGTTCATTAAGACGCCCAGTGCCACCGATGAAGGTGTTTGCTCAGAAGAAGCATAGTAATAAGTCAGATCTTCTGCAATCTCACCGCCCACCAGTATGGTCTGTCCAACGTAAGGCTCCTTGAGTCCGATATCTTTAATTACACTTAATACTCCCTCTCCTACTGCACCACCTACATCCAACTTTCCTGCCTGATTGGGAGGAAGCATGACGCCAGGATTGTAAACATAGCCTTTTACATTTCCTTTTGAATCTGCAGTCACCGTAAGGCCTTCCATAGGGCCGCTTCCCTGGATCTTTAGTGTCAGTAAATCATCTTCCCCCTTCATCATAATGCCCATCATGCTCCCCGCAGTTAAAAGCCTGCCTAAGGCAGCCGTTGCGATAGGGCTTGTATTATGAGATTGTCTTGCCTGTTCTACCAGTTCTCTGGTAGTAGCCGCAAAAGCACGGATCTGATGATCCCCTGCCGTAGCTCTGATAATATAATCAGCCATTTTATAATTCCTTTCCGCGTTCTCTTGCTATGATATAAATTCTTTCACTGGTATCCTTTACGGGAGCTTTGGTAAATGCATCAAAAGCTGCTACAAAATCCATGCCGGCCTCTTTTACCGCCATCTTTACCTCCTCCAGGGAATATGCCCTTTGATAATGATTTTCCGTATATTTCCGGTATAAGTCTTCCTCCTGCCTGATAAACAGGGAAAGATCATATTCATTGATCCTGGATTCCTTATCATAATAATTATCCCAGATAAAGCTGCATTCCTCCCGGTCCTCCGCAATGGTAGAGTCCCCCATAAGGGTTTCATATTTATATATGGTGTTCAGATCAAATATAAAAATTCCTCCTGGATCCAGATAATTGTTTACCAACCGGAAAACTTCCGCCAAATCCTCATATTCCAGAATATAGTTCATACAGTCACAAATGCTTATAACAGCCCGCACCGTGCCATAAAGCTCAAATTCCCTCATATCCTGCATAAGATAAAGGATGTCCTTTTCTGACTCTTCCCGCTTTTCCATGGCTATCTGCAGCATGTCTTCGGAGTTATCCACTCCGATCATATCATACCCCCGGTCTGCAAGAAGCTCCGTAAGGCTTCCCGTACCGCATCCCAGGTCAAGAATCAAGCCAGCCCTGATCCCATATTCATTCAACAGACCAGTCACGTATTCACACCAGTCCTTATATGGTATATTGTCCATAAACCGGTCATAGACCTCTGCAAAGCTAGTGTACGCTTCCATTCACAGTTTCCTCTCTCTTGCCCATGCTTTTTGGGCATTAAGGTATACCCGCAGGGTGTTTCCTCTCTCTTGCCCATGCTTTTTGGGCATTATTAAGGTATCCAAAAACAAAGCAGGTAACTCATAAAGAGGTACCTGCCTTCCTGTCTCTTTATCCTGCTGCCAGGGCAGCATTGGATTACTGGTTGGATCCGCAGCACTTTTTATATTTCTTGCCGCTGCCGCATGGACATGGATCGTTTCTTCCAACCTTTGCTCCCTTAACAATGGTTCCAGAAGCTTTCTGCTTTTTATAAAGCTCTTTTTTCTTTTCTTCTGACAGTATTGCCTCCCACTCAGGAAGATTATACAGCCATTCTGCTTTAGCCTCTACCATATTATAATACAGCTTTTCCGGATCGATCTCTATTTTTACCACGGTCTGCTCGTCCATGGTCTCAATAGGATTTTCATACCCCTTTAAGCTTTCATTAATTCCATCTAAAAATCCGGTCATTGTCTGGACATCTGTACCATATCTCTTTGCCAGATCCTCTACCGTTCCCTCTACCGCTTCCTCTGGTTTGGAAAGAATATGCTCATAGATTCCCTTTTCTACTTTGAAATACTCGGTCCATAATTCTTCTTTTCCTTTATCATCCAGCCCATCGCCGTATGCCAAGTTTCTCCAATTTTCTAAAATAGCCATGTTCAAACCATCCTTTTGTCTGTTATTCTCATGAAGGCAATGAGCCAAGATCAAGCGAGCCTGACTTTGGCAGCTGCCAACGGAGTCAAACGGCCCCCAGCTTGCTGCAAGGTATTTGACTTCCAGTAGTACTCCAACAAACAGTATATAACATCTTTATATATTTTGCAAAATGTTTTTTCTTATTTTACAATTCTCTGCGTCTCTTCCTATACACTTATGTTCTTTTAAAGCCTATTCCTGCTTAACCTCAGAAGCTTCATCATTAGATTCACGCTTCCAACATTGTAGCCGCTGCATCCGTAGACAGCTTTCAAGCCAGGGTCGGTAACAATTAGAAGAGGCAGCTTCTCCGGATCCACATACATTCTTCTAGCCAGTGGTTCTACCGTATCATCAAAGCTTATGTAACCCACCTTTATTTGAGGAATTGCTTCCAGGACTTTACTGATGGTCCGGTTCTGTAATGACGTTTCACTTTGCAGCAGGAAAATAATCTGAGCATCAAGGGATTCCAAGGCTTCCTTTTGTTCCAGCATTTCGTTAAGAACGTGTTCGGTTGGTTCCTGACCCTCAGACAGGATGGCAAGAATATTGCTCTTTCCTTCCATAAGCACTGATGCCGGAACCGTCTTTTCTTTCTCATTTTCCTCTTTTATGGTTACTTCAAAATCATCCAGCATGTTATCAACCAGCATATCATCCAGGCTTCCTGCCCGCAGGCGCATGGTCACAGACTTTTCTTCATCCTTTTTTAATTCAAAGACATACTCGCTGGCGTTCTGGTTTCCGCTGGGAAGACGGACAGAGGTGATCAGACGGTAGATACCAGGCTCTAAGTCCAGCTTTAAAACGCCGCCGGAAAATTTTAGGCCGGTATAATCCAGAGACACAAACTGCCCCTCTTTTAGCCTTCCAATGGTCCATGTCTGGTAATACGTCCACAGATTGTCTGTTTCCCCATAAAGTACCAGCTTTCCTGTCTCTTCGGTCCTGTCTTTTACGATCTCATCTGCCCCCGATATTGATACGAATCTTCCTGTCTCATAAACCTCAGCTTCCAGATTCACCGGGTTGATCCGGGCCGGAATGCCAAATGTCCGGCATATAGAGACAAATAATATCTTCTGGCTAAGGGGATTGCTCTGTAAAAGCTTAAGGCTGCCTGCCGGAGTGGAGCAAATCGTCTTGTAGTCCAGCTTTGATTCAAAACCGATATGCTGCTTCACATATTCCCAAATGGTTTCAGGATTTTTACGGAATTCTTCCTTTTCGTCCTCATTGAAAAATCCCTCAATAAATCCCCTGTAATCGGTCATTTCTTCCAGCAAAACTCTTGGACAAAGAATGTATTTTACATATATATCCAGATGTCCGTTCTCCTCCCACTTCTTACGATATGGGGCGGCCCCTGTAAGATGGGTTTCCAGAATCTCTGCCCTTGCATCCTTATAATCTTTTACAGTCAGGCTGTTAAGCATGGCCTTACGGTCCGGATTTTGATCCTTGGAAAGAAAGTTGTAAATCTCGTCAAAGTTACCGGCAGACAACCGGAGGATCTCTGATTCATCAGAATATGAGGAAGCCTCTTCCTCCTTAAAGTACCCTGCGATCCTGACTTCCCGCATCTGATTAGCCTCTTGGATTCGTTTTCTGTTTCTTTCCTTTTGTTCTTTTGTAAGCTTCACCGGATTTACGGGGTAATCCTTTGGAGCTCTGACGTCCGCATCCACCCAGGCATTTATTCCGGATTTCTCCTCTTCTTTCTTTAACACCAGAACCGTTCCATCTTCATCCTCCGGAGAAATCCACGCCTCACAGCATAACCCTTCCTTCATAGCACGGACATGAACATCTCCAAGACCAACGGTAAGGGATACCTTTCCGTTCCTGTCTGTATATAAGTTTACCACGCTGCAGTATTCCGCCATATTAAGGATCTCAAAAGAAACATGGACATTCTCTGCTGGGTTTTTATCCTCATCAAGCACCTGGATCTCATAAGATTTGGTCAGGGCATAGGTTGCTGTCCCATTATAATAGACCATTAAATCTTCTTTCCCCAGACATTCCGTCTCTGAATCACCGGAATAATCGGAGAAGGTTCTGGTGTGTACCAGCAATGCCCTGGAGGAAGCATTGGTAAACCACCCCTTATCCAGCACTTCTTCCGGCTCACAGGCTCCCAGAAAATGCCACTTTCCTTCCACAAACACTTCAACCCATGCATGATTGTCATCACAATGAGCCCATCTGGGGGTATACACCTGTCTGGCAGGAATTCCCACACTCCGGAAAGCCGTTACAGCAAACGTAGATTCTTCCCCACATCTGCCCTTCCCGGATTTATACACAGTCACAGGAGATATGGTTCTGTTGTCTGAAGCCTCATAGGTTCCATTCTCCGCACACCAATAATTGATTTCCAGCACCGCCTCCCTTACGGAAAGCCCTTTGATCCGGTCGACCAATTTGTCATAGAAAAATCTTCGGCAGTCTTCGATATTCTCCGTATTGATCCTGTAATATAAAATATGATGGAGGAACATATCTTCCGGAATTTCCTGGCACCATTCCATTTGTTCATAAACCATGATGGAATGCTTAACATATCCAAGAAACAGGTCAAAATCATATTCCCCAGCATCCCGTAAGGGCATTGTCCCATATAAAAATTTCATGAGTACCTGTTCTATAGGAGTACACCGTTCCATTGCCCTTTCAATTTCTTCCTTAAGACCTCCAAGAAAGGGAAGTCTAAGCTCATATTTTTCCTGGGCATATCTCTGCAAATGTTCTGAAAACATGACTATATTCTCCTTTGCGAAATCAATTAATTATTTTCTGACCCGGGCAGTCCTGCGGAAGTTACTGAATAGTAACTCCTGCAGAGTAAAGCTTCCTGGCTGTTGCCTCATCAGGCATGGAGTCCGTGATGATTCCGTCTATGTCATCAAAATGAGCAAATTTATAGGAATCATTAAAGTAGAACTTATCCTTTTCCATTACCAGATATTTGTGCCTGCTGCTGGCAATGGCCGCTTTTTTTGTCAGACCATCCTCCACTCCTAAGGTGGTAATGGAATTGTCCGTAAGGTCCAGGCCGCAGGTCCCGATAAAGGCCCTGTCAAAGCTGTACTGCTTGATGATCTCAATGGCAGCTGCCCCCATAAAGCCGTTTACCGTGCGGTACATGATTCCTCCGGTTCCAATGGAAGTGATATCCGGATTTACTGCCAGTGTCTGCATAATATCGATCATGTTCGTCACCACGGTCAACCGTTTGTGGGATTTGGCAAGCCGTTCCGCCACCATGATATTCGTGGTGGAAATATCCAGAAATATGGTTTCATTGCTTCTGATCAGTTCAAAAGCCTTCTGAGCAATTAAATTCTTTTTTTCAATGTTTGTATCTCTCCGGTCAATTACATCTCGTTTCAGAGGATAATCCTGGGATAATAAGGCTCCGCCATAGGTCCGTTTCAGCTTTCCGGCATTTTCTAAGTTTTTTAAGTCCTTGCGTATACAGTCTTCTGTCACCTGAAAAAGGGCGCTTAAATCCTTTACTTTCACCATACCCTGATCGTGAAGGAGTTGTAAAATCCTGTCTAAACGTTCTTCCGTAAACATGCTTTCTCCTCCATCAGCCTTTTTGCCCGGCGAATCTGTTCCTCTTCTGTACGGAAAATATCATACTCCCCAATTCCCGGTATTCCCATATTTACATTTTCCTTCCGGTAGATCATGCCGCTGTCCACGATTGTCTTTCCAGACATGTGAAAACACCGGGCATCTATTTCATCCATCAGGCAGGCAATGGCATCTACATTGACTCCGCTGCCTACCAAAATGTCGATCTGGCCAGCCGCCTGTTCCATCAGTTCCCCTAAAAGCTTTTTTCCTTCCATGCAGGTGTTCTGCTGTCCGGAGGTCAGTATGGTATCCACCCCTGTCTCAATGGCCTCTTTCAGGCTCCTGTAAGGATCCCGGCATACATCAAAAGCTCTGTGAAGGGTCATGTTTCCCGTTCCCGCCTTTTCTCTGAGCACTTTCAGCCGTTCCATGTCAAGATCCCCATTCGGTTTTAAAAATCCCACGACAATCCCATCCGCGCCAAGATTCCGATACATCTGTGCATCCTCTGAGATCATCTGAAATTCATGATCTGTATACAGAAAATCTCCATACCGGGGCCGTATCAGAACGTTGATTGGAACATCACAGGCTTTGCGGATCTGATTAAACTGACTAACGCCAGGGGTAGTTCCCCCAATCACCAGATTTGCACAGAGCTCCAGCCTGTCGGCGCCTCCCTGTACCGCTGCTTTAGCGGATTCCACAGAATCCACACAGACCTCCAAGATATAGTCTTTCATTATTTTCTCCTAACCATCTATATTTTGTTGCCGGCATTCTACACTGCCTTGTGGCAGGCTGCAAAATGCCCTGGCCTGACTTCTTTCATTTTCGGTGTTTTTTCCCGGCACAGCTGCTCTGCATAAGGGCAGCGGGAAGCAAACCGGCAGCCTTCCTTCAAATTAACAGGATTTGGCAGGCTTCCCTCCAGCATGATCCGGCTGCGGCTCTTTTCCACATCAGGATCAGGGATAGGAATTGCGGAAAGCAATGCCTGGGTATAGGGATGGAGCGGAGCCTCAAACAGGCTTTCACTGTCTGTCAGTTCCACCATGGCCCCCAGGTACATAACGCCGATCCGGTCACTGATGTGCTTAACCATAGAAAGATCATGAGCGATGAACAGATAGGTAAGCCCTCTCTTCTCCTGCAGCTCTTTCAGTAAGTTGATCACCTGTGCCTGAATGGAAACATCCAGCGCGGAAATAGGTTCATCACAGATCACAAACTCCGGATCCACAGCCAATGCCCGGGCAATCCCCACCCGCTGACGCTGTCCGCCGGAAAATTCGTGAGGGAAGCGGTTTGCATGTTCTTCGGAAAGCCCTACCGTTTCCAGAAGTTCAAGTACCTTCTTTCTCCGTTCCTCCCCGCTTAAGATTCCATGAGCATCAATTCCCTCTGCAACAATATCTATAACCTTCATCCGCGGATTAAGACATGCATAAGGATCTTGAAAAATCATCTGCATCTTTCTTGTGAAGCTATGGCGCTCCGCTGCCGCCAAACTGCTGTTAATTACCTGTCCGTCATATACGATCCGGCCATTCGTTGGCTCATACAGCTGGATTACGGTCCGGCCAAAGGTAGACTTCCCGCAGCCGCTTTCTCCCACCAGACCAAGGGTTTCTCCCTTATATATATCCAGACTGACATCGTCCACTGCTTTCAATATCTGATTTTTTCCTACCTGGAAATATTTTTTCAAATGCTTTACTTCTAATAATGGTTTCTTTTCTGCCGACATCATGATTTCCTCCTATTCCCTGAAAGCCTTTGCCCGCTCATCAAGAAGCCAGCAGCGCGCATGGTGGCTCTCGCCGCAAAGCATATCCTCCGGAGGATACTGTCTGCAGACCTCCATGGTTTTTGTGCATCTGGCTGCAAATGGACAGCCTTTTGGCGGATCCATCAGATCCGGCGGAGTCCCATGAATGGCCGTCAGCTCGCCCCCTTTATGGGAAGCTTTTGGTATGGAAGCCAGAAGTCCCTTCGTATAAGGATGTTCCGTCTGGTAAAACAGCTCACGCACATCAGCACTTTCCACCAGCTGGCCTCCATACATAACGGCAACCCGGTCCGCAATATTCGCTACAACTCCCAGATTATGGGTGATAATAATAATAGAGGTTTTAATTTTCTTCTGCAAGTCCTTCATCAGATCCAGAATCTGTGCCTGTATGGTTACGTCCAAAGCCGTGGTCGGTTCATCTGCGATCAAAATCTTTGGATCACAGGCCAAAGCCACTGCGATCACGACTCTTTGCCTCATGCCGCCGGAAAGCTGGTGAGGGTATTGGTCAAACCTTGTTTCCGGATTGGAAATTCCAACTAGAGAAATCAACTCAAGAGCCCGATTCTTCATCTGAACTTTAGTCATATCCTTCCGATGCTCTTTTAATACCTCTACAATCTGATTTCCTATGGTCATAGTAGGGTTTAAAGAGGTCATAGGATCCTGAAATATCATAGAAATATCCGATCCCCGTACCGTCTGCATCTGACGCTCGCTGTATTTGGAAAGATCCTTACCTTCCAGGAGCACACTGCCTCCAACGATCTTTCCATTCTTCGGAAGCAGGCCCATAATGCTTTTCACGGAAATGGATTTACCAGAGCCGGATTCTCCCACGATTGCCAAAGTTTCCTGCTCATCCAGATAAAAGCTAATCCCGCGCACCGCCTGTACTACGCCATGCTGTGTCTTTATATGTACCTGCAACTGATTGACTTCCAATAATCTGCTCATGACGTCTCACCTACTTTCTCATTCTTGGATCCAGAGCATCCCGCAAGCCGTCTCCAAGAATGCTGAAGCATACCATAATCAGGACGATCACGATTGCCGGGAAAATCAATACGTGGGGGAAATTGCGAAGCACCTGGTAACCGTTGTTGATCAAGACTCCTAAAGATGCTTTTGGTTCCTGCATGCCGATGCCGATAAAGCTTAAAAATGCCTCTGTAAATATGGCGGACGGAATGGTAAACATGGCATTGATGACAATGACTCCCACTGTATTGGGGATCAGATGTTTCCATATGATTCCGGTAGTACTGGTTCCCAGCACTCTGGCTGCCAGCACAAACTCCTGATTCTTAAGCTTTAATATGGATCCGCGGACCAGTCGTGCCATATTCACCCAGCCGGTAATGGAGAGAGCCACTACAATCGTCCAAATACCTGCCGGCATAACCATCATCAAAAGGATGACGATGATCAAATGAGGAATACCCACCAGTACTTCAATGATTCGCTGCATAACGGCATCCACTTTCCCGCCGGCCAAAGCAGAAACCGCTCCATAGGTCACTCCCAATGTTAAATCCAAAAGAGCTGCCACAAAGGCAATGAGAAGGGAAATGCGGGTACCCATCCATGTCCTGACCCAAAGGTCACGTCCGAACTGATCCGTTCCGAAGAGATGCTTCATGGAGGGAATCTGATAAATGATATCATAATTCGTTTCTTTATAAGAATATCTTGAAAACTCCGGTGCCAGTATTGCAAGAAGCCCGATTGCAATCAATGTAAACAGGCAAACAACTGCCGCCTTATTTTTTTTCAATCGAAGCCAGCCATCTTGAAGGGCTGTTAAATTGGGTCGGGCAATATGTTCTTTCTCCGATTCATCCACATATGCCTTTACAAATAATTCATCCATGCTTACCCCTCCTTACCGGCTGCCAGACGAATCCTGGGATCAATGAGGGAATAAGCGATATCAACGATCAGCACTACAAAAATATAGAAAGCGCTGTAAAAGATCGTGATTCCCATGATCGTGGAATAGTCATTAGCCTTTATACTGTCTACAAATAAGCTGCCGATTCCAGGGATGGTATAAATATTCTCAACAGCAAGGGAG from Lacrimispora sphenoides JCM 1415 encodes the following:
- a CDS encoding DUF5662 family protein, whose product is MKFMNFWGHLCTINIHKIRVMKNCFRVGLIKQGLLHDMSKYSLEEFVPGVLYYQGTRSPNAAEREDKGFSRAWLHHKGRNKHHYEYWIDFTTDMSEGLVGHKMPLNYVIEMMMDRIAASKTYKGRDYTDASPWEYYMHAKSYMVIAPETRNLLEELLLMLKNQGEQRTFSYIRHLLEKGDY
- a CDS encoding DeoR/GlpR family DNA-binding transcription regulator, with protein sequence MFTEERLDRILQLLHDQGMVKVKDLSALFQVTEDCIRKDLKNLENAGKLKRTYGGALLSQDYPLKRDVIDRRDTNIEKKNLIAQKAFELIRSNETIFLDISTTNIMVAERLAKSHKRLTVVTNMIDIMQTLAVNPDITSIGTGGIMYRTVNGFMGAAAIEIIKQYSFDRAFIGTCGLDLTDNSITTLGVEDGLTKKAAIASSRHKYLVMEKDKFYFNDSYKFAHFDDIDGIITDSMPDEATARKLYSAGVTIQ
- a CDS encoding ABC transporter ATP-binding protein gives rise to the protein MMSAEKKPLLEVKHLKKYFQVGKNQILKAVDDVSLDIYKGETLGLVGESGCGKSTFGRTVIQLYEPTNGRIVYDGQVINSSLAAAERHSFTRKMQMIFQDPYACLNPRMKVIDIVAEGIDAHGILSGEERRKKVLELLETVGLSEEHANRFPHEFSGGQRQRVGIARALAVDPEFVICDEPISALDVSIQAQVINLLKELQEKRGLTYLFIAHDLSMVKHISDRIGVMYLGAMVELTDSESLFEAPLHPYTQALLSAIPIPDPDVEKSRSRIMLEGSLPNPVNLKEGCRFASRCPYAEQLCREKTPKMKEVRPGHFAACHKAV
- a CDS encoding copper homeostasis protein CutC; translated protein: MKDYILEVCVDSVESAKAAVQGGADRLELCANLVIGGTTPGVSQFNQIRKACDVPINVLIRPRYGDFLYTDHEFQMISEDAQMYRNLGADGIVVGFLKPNGDLDMERLKVLREKAGTGNMTLHRAFDVCRDPYRSLKEAIETGVDTILTSGQQNTCMEGKKLLGELMEQAAGQIDILVGSGVNVDAIACLMDEIDARCFHMSGKTIVDSGMIYRKENVNMGIPGIGEYDIFRTEEEQIRRAKRLMEEKACLRKNV
- a CDS encoding SEC-C metal-binding domain-containing protein; this encodes MAILENWRNLAYGDGLDDKGKEELWTEYFKVEKGIYEHILSKPEEAVEGTVEDLAKRYGTDVQTMTGFLDGINESLKGYENPIETMDEQTVVKIEIDPEKLYYNMVEAKAEWLYNLPEWEAILSEEKKKELYKKQKASGTIVKGAKVGRNDPCPCGSGKKYKKCCGSNQ
- the hslO gene encoding Hsp33 family molecular chaperone HslO; protein product: MADYIIRATAGDHQIRAFAATTRELVEQARQSHNTSPIATAALGRLLTAGSMMGIMMKGEDDLLTLKIQGSGPMEGLTVTADSKGNVKGYVYNPGVMLPPNQAGKLDVGGAVGEGVLSVIKDIGLKEPYVGQTILVGGEIAEDLTYYYASSEQTPSSVALGVLMNRDNTVKQAGGFIIQLLPGASEEIIGGLEKKLGEITSITDLLDQGNTPEMILEHILGEFGLELMEQVPTHFYCNCDKARVEKALISIGRKELQEMIDEGKSIEVNCHFCNKNYEFTVEDLESLRDKS
- a CDS encoding transglutaminase-like domain-containing protein, whose amino-acid sequence is MFSEHLQRYAQEKYELRLPFLGGLKEEIERAMERCTPIEQVLMKFLYGTMPLRDAGEYDFDLFLGYVKHSIMVYEQMEWCQEIPEDMFLHHILYYRINTENIEDCRRFFYDKLVDRIKGLSVREAVLEINYWCAENGTYEASDNRTISPVTVYKSGKGRCGEESTFAVTAFRSVGIPARQVYTPRWAHCDDNHAWVEVFVEGKWHFLGACEPEEVLDKGWFTNASSRALLVHTRTFSDYSGDSETECLGKEDLMVYYNGTATYALTKSYEIQVLDEDKNPAENVHVSFEILNMAEYCSVVNLYTDRNGKVSLTVGLGDVHVRAMKEGLCCEAWISPEDEDGTVLVLKKEEEKSGINAWVDADVRAPKDYPVNPVKLTKEQKERNRKRIQEANQMREVRIAGYFKEEEASSYSDESEILRLSAGNFDEIYNFLSKDQNPDRKAMLNSLTVKDYKDARAEILETHLTGAAPYRKKWEENGHLDIYVKYILCPRVLLEEMTDYRGFIEGFFNEDEKEEFRKNPETIWEYVKQHIGFESKLDYKTICSTPAGSLKLLQSNPLSQKILFVSICRTFGIPARINPVNLEAEVYETGRFVSISGADEIVKDRTEETGKLVLYGETDNLWTYYQTWTIGRLKEGQFVSLDYTGLKFSGGVLKLDLEPGIYRLITSVRLPSGNQNASEYVFELKKDEEKSVTMRLRAGSLDDMLVDNMLDDFEVTIKEENEKEKTVPASVLMEGKSNILAILSEGQEPTEHVLNEMLEQKEALESLDAQIIFLLQSETSLQNRTISKVLEAIPQIKVGYISFDDTVEPLARRMYVDPEKLPLLIVTDPGLKAVYGCSGYNVGSVNLMMKLLRLSRNRL
- a CDS encoding ABC transporter ATP-binding protein, which translates into the protein MSRLLEVNQLQVHIKTQHGVVQAVRGISFYLDEQETLAIVGESGSGKSISVKSIMGLLPKNGKIVGGSVLLEGKDLSKYSERQMQTVRGSDISMIFQDPMTSLNPTMTIGNQIVEVLKEHRKDMTKVQMKNRALELISLVGISNPETRFDQYPHQLSGGMRQRVVIAVALACDPKILIADEPTTALDVTIQAQILDLMKDLQKKIKTSIIIITHNLGVVANIADRVAVMYGGQLVESADVRELFYQTEHPYTKGLLASIPKASHKGGELTAIHGTPPDLMDPPKGCPFAARCTKTMEVCRQYPPEDMLCGESHHARCWLLDERAKAFRE
- a CDS encoding ABC transporter permease yields the protein MDELFVKAYVDESEKEHIARPNLTALQDGWLRLKKNKAAVVCLFTLIAIGLLAILAPEFSRYSYKETNYDIIYQIPSMKHLFGTDQFGRDLWVRTWMGTRISLLIAFVAALLDLTLGVTYGAVSALAGGKVDAVMQRIIEVLVGIPHLIIVILLMMVMPAGIWTIVVALSITGWVNMARLVRGSILKLKNQEFVLAARVLGTSTTGIIWKHLIPNTVGVIVINAMFTIPSAIFTEAFLSFIGIGMQEPKASLGVLINNGYQVLRNFPHVLIFPAIVIVLIMVCFSILGDGLRDALDPRMRK
- a CDS encoding class I SAM-dependent DNA methyltransferase; this translates as MEAYTSFAEVYDRFMDNIPYKDWCEYVTGLLNEYGIRAGLILDLGCGTGSLTELLADRGYDMIGVDNSEDMLQIAMEKREESEKDILYLMQDMREFELYGTVRAVISICDCMNYILEYEDLAEVFRLVNNYLDPGGIFIFDLNTIYKYETLMGDSTIAEDREECSFIWDNYYDKESRINEYDLSLFIRQEEDLYRKYTENHYQRAYSLEEVKMAVKEAGMDFVAAFDAFTKAPVKDTSERIYIIARERGKEL
- a CDS encoding cold shock domain-containing protein, encoding MKGTVKWFNNQKGYGFISDEQGNDVFVHYSGLSMDGFKSLDEGAAVEFDVVDGAKGPQATNVTKL